ATTAATACCTTTTAGTATCAATCCAATTTGAACATTATTCTAATTTTCCGATTGGATcaatgtgcaggtgtacctaatattgggACCAGTGAGTGACTATCCTCTTAAACCGTCATTTCCACAGCGAAAATATCATTGATGTGAAGTATTTGGTCATCTTGCGACTGAGAAAACTTCTTTTGAACTTTACAGACAAATCCTGAGGCTGTTGAAGTCAGTGATGTAAAAGGGTGGAGTACTGGCTAATGGGTCAGATAGTGAACATCATGTGTTCTCCAACAGATCCTTCATGAAGGAGATGTAGACGATGGCCAGCCGCAGCGTCTCGATGCGGGAGAGTCTCTTCTCGTAGGCGAAAGTTGGCACTTTCTTCCTGAGTGCGTCGAACGCTTCGTTCAGACTAAACATCCGCTTCCGCTCCCGCACATTCGCCGCCTGTCGCTGTACCACCGTGATGGTCCTCCTCCGCTTGGACCTGCGGGGTCGTCGTCCTCCTCTCCCTCCCTGGCCGCTCCCCAGATGATCGTCCGTGCACATCGCGTGCTCCGGGCTCCAGGACGTGTCGCTGGATGGGCTATCATCCACCTGCTGCTTCTGCTGGAAATCCATCAGGTTGACATCACTGACAAAGTGCATCAAGGTGGAGTCCAATAGGCGACTCTGCATCTCCATCTCCAAGTCCAAAAGTTTCACAAATAAGACCCTTTTGTATATGTCCGTTATAGCAAGGAAGAGAGCATCTCTTACAAGTGAAACCAGCTTTTGTCTGAATCCGGATGGAGCGCGACAGGGTGAGATCCTATTTGGCTTCTGTCCAAAAGGCCTTATCCTGATCTTTCAAAGGGTGACCTGCATGTGGCACCCAACGTGCCCATGCCCAAGTGGGTCCAAGATGCTTCAGGGCCTCTCCAAGTGATGTGATGTCCTCCTGGAGGCCATTCAAGACCTTCTGAAGAACAGGAGTCTCTTGACAGGAGGGTCATACAGTCGTATTTGCACTTTCCCTTCTTCCTTGCAGGCTAAATAACCACACTGTTTATCACTTAGAGAGCCCCAGGAGAAGACCAAATAGAACATTCCCTAACAGTCACCGCACAGCAAAAGGCTTTCTGTTGCAAATTAGAGCAAATAACTGTCAGTTCCCATGGCAGAGGAGAGTCCACATTGCAGGGGGTGCTGAAAGGTCCTCCAATGTGTATTTGCATCCCCCGAAGTGCATGCCTGGTCGTAATCAATCGATAAATGAATGCGTTTTGTGTGTTTCATATCATGTTTTCCCACAATTGAAATGTCAAAGCGATTagcacattttgaaaaaagacGATTGCAATTTGTCTtgaagcccatccatccattttctgaagcaTTTGTTGTGGTTATTCTTGGGCGAGAACGGTGAGTCATAATCAATAACTTTAACGTTATTGGCAGACTAGCGCTGGAATTCGACGCCCTACCCCGCATGTCACAAACGCAAATGCCTTGGTGCCCCAAACCGGAAGTGATGTCATAGAATGAGCCGACCAGATATAAACAAaaagtatacatacagtacagtttccaacttttgggacaccctgtgtTGTAAGCATacgtttttatgatttttattacATAATATCTATTCATACAGTGTTACAATACAATATTACAGGTATACACAACTCAATTAATAATTATTCAATTTTATTAGAGAAGCAATCTGTATCACAATATGTAcccttttttattcatttttttgtcagttcacAACACAATCAATTAACTGCtgaatacattaattactgtacctattatacagtggtgtccatttaaatttgtttctaTGACTTACTATTACAAGTTGGGTCATGTAATATATTATAATACAGTAGACTATCCactatgacatttttgttttaaatagacaACGACATAACACTCAATCGCTAAGATAAGAATTACAGTTATATTTTGCTATACTTTTACAAGCTCTCTACAGTAAATTGTTATTTGGAGATTTGATCCAGTTAATAGATGAGATGGTTAAAGGAAAGCATCCAGCGATATGAACTAATGTGAGTGTTTATCTTGTATACACTCACACAACTGGATTGTCATCTTCTCTCTCCATTGCCTCTGTGGTTTTCGGTCGGGCAGATAAACATGATGGGACATTCCGCCGGTCGTCATGGAAACGCTGAGAAAGAGCAGCTGGGCGGTAGAATATGAGGTAATCTCACCCTGGGGCTGCTGGGTAAATATTGGTCTTAAATAAGGAGTAAAGCCCCCAAAAGAggcgcacaaacacacctaCAGGGGTTTATCCCAGTTTTGTCTGAGTGGAAACACACAGGACAGGCCTTCACACAGACAGACTCATAATAAGTCGTTTCCTGCTCTCTGCTGTTACTACTGGTCGAACAGTGTGAAATCAGTGGTGACTTTTTGCCGTGACTAAATGTTTGTGGAAGTAAACATTGGCCGTCTGACACATACAAACTAAGAGTGGGACTTGAAAGCTTGTGATGACATCTGGGGCGTAAGCGAA
This is a stretch of genomic DNA from Phycodurus eques isolate BA_2022a chromosome 20, UOR_Pequ_1.1, whole genome shotgun sequence. It encodes these proteins:
- the LOC133396183 gene encoding fer3-like protein, which gives rise to MEMQSRLLDSTLMHFVSDVNLMDFQQKQQVDDSPSSDTSWSPEHAMCTDDHLGSGQGGRGGRRPRRSKRRRTITVVQRQAANVRERKRMFSLNEAFDALRKKVPTFAYEKRLSRIETLRLAIVYISFMKDLLENT